Proteins from a genomic interval of Thermodesulfovibrionales bacterium:
- the dxs gene encoding 1-deoxy-D-xylulose-5-phosphate synthase has product DLKRLNTEELKNLAEEIRKIIIDTVSKNGGHLASNLGVVELTIALHYVFNSPHDRIIWDVGHQCYPHKLLTGRYPLFHTLRKFGGISGFPRIDESPHDAFGTGHSSTSISAALGMAEARDIKGESRKIIAVIGDGALTAGMAFEALNHAGHLKRDLIVILNDNEMSISKNVGALSEYLNRILTGNLYRKFKDETKQLIKSMPKQFSEPVAKLAEKAEETLKGILLPPGLIFEELGFEYLGPIDGHNIELLITTLKRLKEIKGPVLLHIITKKGKGYKYSEEDPCIFHGVGPFSPETGSPVKSSHKTYSELFGEYLTELASKDSRVIAITAAMKDGTGLTCFYEKYPERLYDVGIAEQHAVTFAAGLAREGLRPYVAIYSTFLQRAFDQIIHDVCIQKLPVTFCIDRAGIVGEDGQTHQGQFDLSYLRIIPNLIVMAPKDGPELKTMLDLSLRIDGPSAIRYPRGKAIVIEGERNFFSIGQAEILCDGDDIAILAVGNMVGPAMEAAMELKNMDINVTVVNARFIKPLDESLIYSLAGRIKRIITVEDNSLAGGFGSAVLEFLHRTGLHDVIVRSLGIPDIFVEHGTQQELRERYGLSKAGIINTALLLMEKTLIRDISL; this is encoded by the coding sequence GACTTAAAGAGATTAAACACTGAGGAACTAAAAAACCTTGCTGAAGAGATCAGAAAGATTATCATAGATACTGTTTCTAAGAATGGAGGACATTTAGCCTCTAACCTAGGCGTAGTGGAGCTCACAATAGCATTACATTATGTCTTTAACTCTCCCCATGACAGAATAATATGGGATGTAGGTCATCAATGCTATCCCCACAAATTACTCACTGGAAGGTATCCTCTTTTTCATACTCTAAGAAAATTTGGGGGTATTTCCGGTTTTCCGAGAATTGATGAAAGTCCACATGATGCCTTCGGCACAGGACATAGCTCCACATCCATTTCAGCTGCTCTTGGAATGGCAGAGGCAAGGGATATTAAAGGTGAGAGTAGAAAGATCATTGCAGTTATTGGAGATGGTGCTCTAACAGCGGGCATGGCCTTTGAAGCGCTCAATCATGCAGGACATCTAAAAAGGGATCTTATTGTAATACTTAATGATAATGAAATGTCTATATCAAAAAATGTTGGAGCTCTCTCTGAATACCTTAACAGGATACTTACCGGCAATCTTTACAGAAAATTTAAGGATGAGACAAAACAGCTAATAAAGAGCATGCCTAAGCAATTCAGTGAACCTGTGGCAAAGCTTGCAGAGAAGGCAGAGGAGACTCTGAAAGGAATACTTCTTCCTCCAGGACTGATCTTTGAAGAACTCGGTTTTGAATATCTTGGACCTATTGATGGCCATAATATTGAGCTTTTAATCACAACGTTAAAAAGATTGAAAGAAATAAAGGGACCTGTTCTTTTACACATAATTACAAAGAAAGGAAAGGGATATAAATACTCAGAGGAAGATCCCTGTATATTCCATGGAGTTGGACCATTCAGTCCTGAAACAGGAAGTCCTGTAAAATCAAGCCATAAGACTTACAGTGAACTCTTTGGTGAATATCTCACTGAGCTTGCCTCAAAAGACTCACGTGTAATAGCAATTACAGCAGCAATGAAGGATGGTACAGGACTTACATGCTTTTATGAAAAATATCCTGAACGACTCTATGATGTCGGAATTGCTGAACAGCATGCAGTGACCTTCGCAGCCGGTCTTGCAAGAGAAGGATTGAGACCCTATGTGGCAATTTATTCAACCTTTCTACAGAGGGCCTTTGATCAGATAATACATGATGTATGCATCCAGAAGCTCCCGGTGACTTTCTGTATTGATAGGGCCGGTATTGTGGGAGAAGATGGTCAGACCCATCAGGGACAGTTTGATCTCTCCTATCTGAGGATTATACCCAATCTTATTGTAATGGCTCCAAAGGACGGTCCTGAACTGAAGACAATGCTTGATCTCAGCCTCAGGATTGACGGTCCCTCGGCAATAAGATACCCAAGGGGGAAGGCAATAGTTATAGAGGGAGAAAGAAACTTTTTCAGTATAGGTCAGGCAGAGATTCTCTGTGATGGCGACGATATAGCAATCCTAGCAGTCGGTAATATGGTAGGCCCGGCCATGGAGGCAGCTATGGAACTGAAAAATATGGATATAAATGTCACTGTTGTAAATGCCAGATTTATAAAGCCTCTTGATGAATCTCTGATATACAGTCTTGCTGGGAGAATAAAAAGGATCATCACTGTTGAGGACAATTCTCTTGCTGGCGGTTTTGGTAGTGCTGTGCTTGAATTTCTGCACAGAACCGGACTTCACGATGTAATAGTGCGGTCTCTCGGTATACCAGATATATTTGTTGAACATGGCACACAGCAGGAACTAAGGGAGAGATACGGACTCAGTAAAGCAGGGATTATCAATACAGCTCTTCTTTTAATGGAGAAGACCTTAATAAGAGATATTTCATTATAA
- a CDS encoding TlyA family RNA methyltransferase, producing MKKDRLDRVLVQRGLVSTRERAKALIMEGKVLVSGHICTKPGTLINSDTEIELKEEIPYVSRGGLKLEAALEYFNIDVNSKVAMDVGASTGGFTDCLLKRGAKKVYCIDVGYGQLAWSLRNDPRVILFEKTNIRYLPKEAIPEEIDIITVDVSFISLTKVLPKIVEFLKSGGEALCLVKPQFEVGKKDVGKGGIVRDEEKRLSAVEKVATEATKIGFSVSGSFRSPLEGQKGNVEYFLYLKKE from the coding sequence ATGAAAAAAGATAGGCTTGACAGGGTGCTCGTACAGAGAGGCCTGGTAAGCACCCGTGAAAGGGCAAAAGCCCTGATAATGGAGGGAAAGGTTTTAGTGAGTGGTCACATATGTACAAAACCCGGGACACTGATAAATTCAGATACAGAGATTGAACTCAAGGAAGAGATTCCCTATGTAAGTAGGGGAGGTCTAAAACTTGAAGCTGCTCTTGAATACTTTAATATAGATGTGAACAGTAAGGTGGCGATGGATGTTGGTGCTTCAACAGGTGGTTTTACTGATTGTCTTCTGAAAAGAGGAGCAAAAAAGGTCTACTGTATAGATGTTGGTTACGGGCAGCTTGCCTGGAGTCTCAGGAATGATCCAAGGGTAATTCTTTTTGAAAAAACCAATATAAGATATCTTCCGAAAGAGGCCATACCTGAGGAAATAGATATAATTACAGTGGATGTCTCATTTATATCACTAACAAAAGTACTTCCAAAAATAGTAGAATTCTTGAAATCCGGTGGAGAGGCACTCTGTCTTGTAAAACCACAATTTGAGGTTGGAAAAAAGGATGTTGGAAAGGGTGGAATAGTCAGAGACGAAGAAAAGAGACTGAGTGCAGTTGAGAAAGTGGCTACCGAGGCAACAAAAATAGGTTTCTCTGTAAGTGGAAGTTTCAGGTCACCACTTGAAGGACAGAAGGGAAATGTGGAATACTTTTTATACCTGAAGAAGGAGTGA